A single genomic interval of Penaeus vannamei isolate JL-2024 chromosome 33, ASM4276789v1, whole genome shotgun sequence harbors:
- the LOC113820851 gene encoding uncharacterized protein isoform X1 — protein MARAILSCVLGCLLMACFSLGHRMPNFIAQDDLTDGQHEIRIHFNGVNAKQTSVGHDQGSESGLVLRQISHHRHLLTLIYVGEVTDRISVDGLSLRDCELTSEEEEVEKFLRGFREDAELAMDTPAGSWAGPLHNISFVHLSEEAELPEYLRPVVHFRQLRAQCKDHHRRVRAGVKAERRSHKSHGAASATRDENSDLGVSHARQKRWVLNELLILPGTHWCGNEDMASSYSDLSGFVGADSCCRTHDMCPVNIHGLTRKYGIYNSRLTTISHCACDERFRACLRKSKTGASNMVGTVFFDVVKTRCFVFKMEKTCKKWSWWGRCEKYGMEKVASLRDPIPWSS, from the exons ATGGCGCGTGCAATTCTTTCGTGTGTTCTGGGATGTCTCCTTATGGCGTGCTTCAGCCTGGGTCACCGCATGCCCAATTTCATAGCCCAGGATGACCTCACCGACGGCCAGCACGAGATTCGAATTCACTTCAACGGGGTCAACGCCAAGCAAACGTCAGTAGGACACGACCAAGGAAGCGAGag CGGCCTCGTCCTGCGCCAGATCAGCCACCACCGGCATCTTCTCACCCTCATCTACGTCGGCGAGGTGACGGACCGGATCAGCGTGGATGGCCTCTCGCTCAGGGACTGCGAGCTcacgtcggaggaggaggaggtggagaaattcCTGCGCGGGTTCAGGGAAGATGCGGAGCTCGCTATGGACACGCCCGCGG GATCTTGGGCCGGACCACTTCATAATATATCATTTGTACACCTGTCCGAGGAGGCTGAGCTGCCGGAGTACCTGAGGCCTGTCGTTCACTTCCGGCAGCTGAGAGCACAG TGCAAGGACCACCACCGCCGCGTCCGGGCCGGGGTGAAGGCGGAGAGGCGGTCCCACAAGAGCCACGGAGCCGCCAGCGCAACGCGAGACGAGAACAGCGACCTCGGAGTCTCCCAcgccag GCAGAAGCGGTGGGTGCTGAACGAGCTGCTTATCTTGCCCGGGACCCACTGGTGCGGCAACGAAGACATGGCCAGCTCCTACAGCGACCTCTCGGGCTTCGTGGGCGCCGACTCCTGCTGCCGCACCCACGACATGTGCCCCGTCAACATCCACGGCCTCACCCGCAAGTACGGCATCTACAACTCGCGCCTCACCACCATCTCCCACTGCGCCTGCGATGAGAG gttCCGCGCGTGCCTCCGCAAGTCCAAGACGGGCGCGTCCAACATGGTGGGCACCGTGTTCTTCGACGTGGTCAAGACCCGCTGCTTCGTGTTCAAGATGGAGAAAACCTGCAAGAAGTGGTCGTGGTGGGGCAGGTGCGAGAAGTACGGCATGGAGAAGGTGGCCAGCCTGCGCGACCCCATCCCCTGGAGCTCTTGA
- the LOC113820851 gene encoding uncharacterized protein isoform X2, with amino-acid sequence MARAILSCVLGCLLMACFSLGHRMPNFIAQDDLTDGQHEIRIHFNGVNAKQTSVGHDQGSESGLVLRQISHHRHLLTLIYVGEVTDRISVDGLSLRDCELTSEEEEVEKFLRGFREDAELAMDTPAGSWAGPLHNISFVHLSEEAELPEYLRPVVHFRQLRAQCKDHHRRVRAGVKAERRSHKSHGAASATRDENSDLGVSHARSRRSVLDSLRFPATKWCGVGYSASVYGELGGESSTDMCCRQHDLHCPYYVTSFEKKYGIVNWGIGTINHCACDERFRACLRKSKTGASNMVGTVFFDVVKTRCFVFKMEKTCKKWSWWGRCEKYGMEKVASLRDPIPWSS; translated from the exons ATGGCGCGTGCAATTCTTTCGTGTGTTCTGGGATGTCTCCTTATGGCGTGCTTCAGCCTGGGTCACCGCATGCCCAATTTCATAGCCCAGGATGACCTCACCGACGGCCAGCACGAGATTCGAATTCACTTCAACGGGGTCAACGCCAAGCAAACGTCAGTAGGACACGACCAAGGAAGCGAGag CGGCCTCGTCCTGCGCCAGATCAGCCACCACCGGCATCTTCTCACCCTCATCTACGTCGGCGAGGTGACGGACCGGATCAGCGTGGATGGCCTCTCGCTCAGGGACTGCGAGCTcacgtcggaggaggaggaggtggagaaattcCTGCGCGGGTTCAGGGAAGATGCGGAGCTCGCTATGGACACGCCCGCGG GATCTTGGGCCGGACCACTTCATAATATATCATTTGTACACCTGTCCGAGGAGGCTGAGCTGCCGGAGTACCTGAGGCCTGTCGTTCACTTCCGGCAGCTGAGAGCACAG TGCAAGGACCACCACCGCCGCGTCCGGGCCGGGGTGAAGGCGGAGAGGCGGTCCCACAAGAGCCACGGAGCCGCCAGCGCAACGCGAGACGAGAACAGCGACCTCGGAGTCTCCCAcgccag GTCTCGGCGCTCGGTCCTCGACAGCCTGAGGTTCCCGGCGACCAAGTGGTGCGGCGTGGGTTACTCGGCGTCCGTGTACGGCGAGCTCGGGGGCGAGTCCAGCACGGACATGTGCTGCCGGCAACACGACCTCCATTGCCCGTACTACGTCACCTCCTTTGAAAAGAAATACGGGATCGTGAACTGGGGAATTGGCACCATTAACCACTGCGCCTGCGACGAGAG gttCCGCGCGTGCCTCCGCAAGTCCAAGACGGGCGCGTCCAACATGGTGGGCACCGTGTTCTTCGACGTGGTCAAGACCCGCTGCTTCGTGTTCAAGATGGAGAAAACCTGCAAGAAGTGGTCGTGGTGGGGCAGGTGCGAGAAGTACGGCATGGAGAAGGTGGCCAGCCTGCGCGACCCCATCCCCTGGAGCTCTTGA